One genomic window of Arachis hypogaea cultivar Tifrunner chromosome 8, arahy.Tifrunner.gnm2.J5K5, whole genome shotgun sequence includes the following:
- the LOC112707290 gene encoding transcription factor bHLH123-like isoform X2, whose amino-acid sequence MAEDQFQASGNWWENPAIRNNWQPHHQQQDESDHMMKPTRVSMDSSGGGGAGGGSSSVVFHDPQKLQPPDSATAATSSTDPNLHFMALGLSSPPIDWNQQPSFLRGEKGGENSFRSMLQEEGGGGGGMGLSPQQVHQWRSPETEFKNNRGFCLEQNQFSPQYSSGDSTVTSQQGFHHQNMDHSAVLYGSPSSILQGLLGPDHHHHHHQQQANHNFSYPTSNYGLSSSSSNDFVPSSSSSNWSNNNNNNNNNNKVPQFLRGSPPKQLSNSSSSPITTTNTSLHFTNNAPFWNAAAAAASDPKDVRSTTFFPNSLQPPFFTNPSFDVQSKNMSEMRDSGAVVKKSGSEPTPKRPRNETTPSPLPAFKVRKEKMGDRITALQQLVSPFGKTDTASVLSEAIEYIKFLHEQVLSTPYMKSGAPIQIQQGSGKSKEGEGPKQDLRSRGLCLVPVSSTFPMTHETTVDFWTPTFGGGSR is encoded by the exons ATGGCAGAAGATCAATTTCAGGCAAGTGGAAACTGGTGGGAGAATCCAGCTATTAGGAACAATTGGCAACCGCATCACCAACAACAAGATGAATCAGATCACATGATGAAACCGACAAGGGTTTCCATGGATTCCTCGGGTGGTGGCGGTGCCGGTGGCGGTTCGTCTTCTGTGGTGTTTCATGACCCACAGAAGCTTCAGCCTCCGGATTCCGCCACGGCCGCCACTTCTTCCACTGACCCCAACTTGCACTTTATGGCTTTAGGCCTCTCTTCCCCGCCCATCGATTGGAATCAACAACCATCCTTCTT GCGTGGTGAGAAGGGTGGAGAGAACAGCTTCAGGTCGATGCTACAAGAAGAgggtggcggcggcggcggcatGGGGTTGTCACCACAACAAGTCCATCAATGGAGATCACCGGAAACCGAATTCAAGAACAATAGAGGTTTCTGTTTGGAGCAAAACCAATTCAGTCCTCAATATAGCTCCGGTGACAGCACAGTAACAAGCCAACAAGGATTTCATCACCAAAACATGGATCATTCCGCAGTTCTATACGGTAGCCCTTCATCAATCTTACAAGGACTATTAGGACctgatcatcatcaccatcatcatcaacaacaagcTAATCATAATTTTTCATATCCAACTTCAAACTATGGGTTGAGTTCTTCTAGTAGCAATGACTTtgtgccttcttcttcttcttctaattggtctaataacaacaataataataataataacaataaagtgCCTCAGTTCTTGAGAGGCTCACCACCAAAACAGTTATCGAATTCGTCATCATCACCGATAACAACAACAAACACTAGTTTGCATTTCACAAACAACGCTCCTTTTTGGaacgctgctgctgctgctgcttctgACCCGAAAGATGTTAGGTCCACCACCTTCTTCCCTAATTCATTGCAGCCACCATTCTTCACTAATCCAAGTTTTGATGTCCAATCTAAG AATATGAGTGAAATGAGGGATTCAGGTGCAGTGGTGAAGAAAAGTGGGAGTGAACCAACACCCAAAAGGCCTCGGAACGAAACTACCCCATCTCCTTTGCCAGCTTTTAAG gtgagaaaagagaagatgggggACAGAATCACTGCACTCCAACAATTAGTGTCGCCTTTTGGAAAg ACTGATACAGCCTCAGTGTTATCTGAAGCAATTGAATACATCAAATTCCTCCATGAACAG GTTTTGAGTACCCCGTATATGAAAAGTGGAGCTCCTATACAGATTCAACAG GGTTCCGGTAAATCTAAGGAAGGTGAGGGTCCAAAACAAGATCTTAGAAGCCGAGGGCTATGCTTGGTGCCAGTTTCAAGCACATTTCCAATGACTCATGAAACCACAGTTGATTTTTGGACACCAACATTTGGAGGAGGTTCAAGATAG
- the LOC112707290 gene encoding transcription factor bHLH123-like isoform X1, with protein sequence MAEDQFQASGNWWENPAIRNNWQPHHQQQDESDHMMKPTRVSMDSSGGGGAGGGSSSVVFHDPQKLQPPDSATAATSSTDPNLHFMALGLSSPPIDWNQQPSFLRGEKGGENSFRSMLQEEGGGGGGMGLSPQQVHQWRSPETEFKNNRGFCLEQNQFSPQYSSGDSTVTSQQGFHHQNMDHSAVLYGSPSSILQGLLGPDHHHHHHQQQANHNFSYPTSNYGLSSSSSNDFVPSSSSSNWSNNNNNNNNNNKVPQFLRGSPPKQLSNSSSSPITTTNTSLHFTNNAPFWNAAAAAASDPKDVRSTTFFPNSLQPPFFTNPSFDVQSKNMSEMRDSGAVVKKSGSEPTPKRPRNETTPSPLPAFKVRKEKMGDRITALQQLVSPFGKTDTASVLSEAIEYIKFLHEQVTVLSTPYMKSGAPIQIQQGSGKSKEGEGPKQDLRSRGLCLVPVSSTFPMTHETTVDFWTPTFGGGSR encoded by the exons ATGGCAGAAGATCAATTTCAGGCAAGTGGAAACTGGTGGGAGAATCCAGCTATTAGGAACAATTGGCAACCGCATCACCAACAACAAGATGAATCAGATCACATGATGAAACCGACAAGGGTTTCCATGGATTCCTCGGGTGGTGGCGGTGCCGGTGGCGGTTCGTCTTCTGTGGTGTTTCATGACCCACAGAAGCTTCAGCCTCCGGATTCCGCCACGGCCGCCACTTCTTCCACTGACCCCAACTTGCACTTTATGGCTTTAGGCCTCTCTTCCCCGCCCATCGATTGGAATCAACAACCATCCTTCTT GCGTGGTGAGAAGGGTGGAGAGAACAGCTTCAGGTCGATGCTACAAGAAGAgggtggcggcggcggcggcatGGGGTTGTCACCACAACAAGTCCATCAATGGAGATCACCGGAAACCGAATTCAAGAACAATAGAGGTTTCTGTTTGGAGCAAAACCAATTCAGTCCTCAATATAGCTCCGGTGACAGCACAGTAACAAGCCAACAAGGATTTCATCACCAAAACATGGATCATTCCGCAGTTCTATACGGTAGCCCTTCATCAATCTTACAAGGACTATTAGGACctgatcatcatcaccatcatcatcaacaacaagcTAATCATAATTTTTCATATCCAACTTCAAACTATGGGTTGAGTTCTTCTAGTAGCAATGACTTtgtgccttcttcttcttcttctaattggtctaataacaacaataataataataataacaataaagtgCCTCAGTTCTTGAGAGGCTCACCACCAAAACAGTTATCGAATTCGTCATCATCACCGATAACAACAACAAACACTAGTTTGCATTTCACAAACAACGCTCCTTTTTGGaacgctgctgctgctgctgcttctgACCCGAAAGATGTTAGGTCCACCACCTTCTTCCCTAATTCATTGCAGCCACCATTCTTCACTAATCCAAGTTTTGATGTCCAATCTAAG AATATGAGTGAAATGAGGGATTCAGGTGCAGTGGTGAAGAAAAGTGGGAGTGAACCAACACCCAAAAGGCCTCGGAACGAAACTACCCCATCTCCTTTGCCAGCTTTTAAG gtgagaaaagagaagatgggggACAGAATCACTGCACTCCAACAATTAGTGTCGCCTTTTGGAAAg ACTGATACAGCCTCAGTGTTATCTGAAGCAATTGAATACATCAAATTCCTCCATGAACAGGTCACT GTTTTGAGTACCCCGTATATGAAAAGTGGAGCTCCTATACAGATTCAACAG GGTTCCGGTAAATCTAAGGAAGGTGAGGGTCCAAAACAAGATCTTAGAAGCCGAGGGCTATGCTTGGTGCCAGTTTCAAGCACATTTCCAATGACTCATGAAACCACAGTTGATTTTTGGACACCAACATTTGGAGGAGGTTCAAGATAG
- the LOC112707290 gene encoding transcription factor bHLH123-like isoform X3 produces MAEDQFQASGNWWENPAIRNNWQPHHQQQDESDHMMKPTRVSMDSSGGGGAGGGSSSVVFHDPQKLQPPDSATAATSSTDPNLHFMALGLSSPPIDWNQQPSFLRGEKGGENSFRSMLQEEGGGGGGMGLSPQQVHQWRSPETEFKNNRGFCLEQNQFSPQYSSGDSTVTSQQGFHHQNMDHSAVLYGSPSSILQGLLGPDHHHHHHQQQANHNFSYPTSNYGLSSSSSNDFVPSSSSSNWSNNNNNNNNNNKVPQFLRGSPPKQLSNSSSSPITTTNTSLHFTNNAPFWNAAAAAASDPKDVRSTTFFPNSLQPPFFTNPSFDVQSKNMSEMRDSGAVVKKSGSEPTPKRPRNETTPSPLPAFKVRKEKMGDRITALQQLVSPFGKVLSTPYMKSGAPIQIQQGSGKSKEGEGPKQDLRSRGLCLVPVSSTFPMTHETTVDFWTPTFGGGSR; encoded by the exons ATGGCAGAAGATCAATTTCAGGCAAGTGGAAACTGGTGGGAGAATCCAGCTATTAGGAACAATTGGCAACCGCATCACCAACAACAAGATGAATCAGATCACATGATGAAACCGACAAGGGTTTCCATGGATTCCTCGGGTGGTGGCGGTGCCGGTGGCGGTTCGTCTTCTGTGGTGTTTCATGACCCACAGAAGCTTCAGCCTCCGGATTCCGCCACGGCCGCCACTTCTTCCACTGACCCCAACTTGCACTTTATGGCTTTAGGCCTCTCTTCCCCGCCCATCGATTGGAATCAACAACCATCCTTCTT GCGTGGTGAGAAGGGTGGAGAGAACAGCTTCAGGTCGATGCTACAAGAAGAgggtggcggcggcggcggcatGGGGTTGTCACCACAACAAGTCCATCAATGGAGATCACCGGAAACCGAATTCAAGAACAATAGAGGTTTCTGTTTGGAGCAAAACCAATTCAGTCCTCAATATAGCTCCGGTGACAGCACAGTAACAAGCCAACAAGGATTTCATCACCAAAACATGGATCATTCCGCAGTTCTATACGGTAGCCCTTCATCAATCTTACAAGGACTATTAGGACctgatcatcatcaccatcatcatcaacaacaagcTAATCATAATTTTTCATATCCAACTTCAAACTATGGGTTGAGTTCTTCTAGTAGCAATGACTTtgtgccttcttcttcttcttctaattggtctaataacaacaataataataataataacaataaagtgCCTCAGTTCTTGAGAGGCTCACCACCAAAACAGTTATCGAATTCGTCATCATCACCGATAACAACAACAAACACTAGTTTGCATTTCACAAACAACGCTCCTTTTTGGaacgctgctgctgctgctgcttctgACCCGAAAGATGTTAGGTCCACCACCTTCTTCCCTAATTCATTGCAGCCACCATTCTTCACTAATCCAAGTTTTGATGTCCAATCTAAG AATATGAGTGAAATGAGGGATTCAGGTGCAGTGGTGAAGAAAAGTGGGAGTGAACCAACACCCAAAAGGCCTCGGAACGAAACTACCCCATCTCCTTTGCCAGCTTTTAAG gtgagaaaagagaagatgggggACAGAATCACTGCACTCCAACAATTAGTGTCGCCTTTTGGAAAg GTTTTGAGTACCCCGTATATGAAAAGTGGAGCTCCTATACAGATTCAACAG GGTTCCGGTAAATCTAAGGAAGGTGAGGGTCCAAAACAAGATCTTAGAAGCCGAGGGCTATGCTTGGTGCCAGTTTCAAGCACATTTCCAATGACTCATGAAACCACAGTTGATTTTTGGACACCAACATTTGGAGGAGGTTCAAGATAG